In Bacillus sp. SB49, a single window of DNA contains:
- a CDS encoding YpmS family protein: MKQLLFSNKWRTSFWILAIINFLVVASVVGLIFLPSSYTIVNVDQQKETQDAEFTIVSTKENLEQLANDYLGEFSEKTGFDYSISLDRNVTLAGNIKAFDQVIPIKVELSPVVQENGDLILEQERISLGKLPLPNKKVLEFVKDNYDFPEWVTVNPNEENIYVAVTQMDTASNFNVQVDRFNLNSNQLAFKISVPRNSFQLAQKVVEDKF; the protein is encoded by the coding sequence ATGAAACAATTATTATTCAGCAACAAATGGCGAACCTCTTTTTGGATACTGGCAATCATTAATTTTCTTGTGGTGGCTTCAGTAGTCGGTCTTATTTTCCTTCCCAGCTCTTATACCATCGTCAATGTCGATCAGCAGAAGGAAACACAGGATGCGGAATTCACTATTGTATCGACGAAGGAGAATCTGGAGCAGCTGGCAAACGACTACCTCGGAGAGTTCTCGGAAAAAACCGGCTTTGACTATTCCATATCTCTTGACCGTAACGTAACGTTGGCAGGGAATATTAAAGCCTTCGATCAGGTCATTCCGATTAAAGTGGAATTAAGTCCGGTTGTTCAGGAAAACGGAGATCTTATCCTGGAGCAGGAACGCATTTCCCTCGGAAAGCTTCCTCTCCCGAACAAAAAAGTACTGGAATTTGTTAAAGATAACTATGACTTTCCTGAGTGGGTAACCGTAAATCCCAACGAAGAGAACATTTATGTAGCCGTCACTCAGATGGACACAGCAAGTAATTTCAACGTCCAGGTAGATCGTTTCAACCTGAACTCCAATCAGCTGGCGTTCAAGATCTCCGTACCAAGAAACTCCTTTCAGTTAGCGCAGAAAGTGGTAGAAGACAAGTTCTGA
- the cysK gene encoding cysteine synthase A, whose product MRVVNNIADLIGDTPLVKLNRVAPEGGADIYLKLEKYNPSGSVKDRAAFNMMEQAEKEGLLKEGATIIEPTSGNTGIGIAMNAAAKGYRAILVMPDTMTQERINLLKAYGAEIVLTPGDAKMPGAIAKAKELVEEIEGSFMPMQFENAANPDAHRHTTAAEIIEAMDELGKPLSAFVSTAGTGGTITGTGEELKKRYKDMTIHVAEPAGSPVLSGGKPGKHKLVGTSPGFIPSILNQDVYDEILQVTDEDAYEITRRLAREEGLLLGTSCGAACWAAIEAAKQKNPGEVVVCIAPDTGERYLSGDLFRY is encoded by the coding sequence ATGCGCGTCGTTAACAACATAGCAGATTTGATCGGTGATACTCCGTTAGTCAAACTGAACCGTGTGGCTCCTGAAGGTGGAGCCGATATTTACCTGAAACTGGAGAAATACAATCCAAGCGGAAGCGTAAAAGACCGCGCCGCTTTCAATATGATGGAACAAGCAGAAAAAGAAGGGCTGCTTAAGGAAGGCGCGACCATTATCGAGCCGACAAGCGGCAATACCGGCATAGGGATTGCTATGAATGCAGCTGCAAAAGGATATCGCGCTATCCTCGTTATGCCGGATACGATGACACAGGAACGAATCAATCTACTGAAAGCATACGGTGCAGAAATCGTCCTGACGCCTGGAGATGCGAAAATGCCCGGAGCCATCGCGAAAGCCAAAGAACTCGTGGAAGAAATCGAAGGCAGCTTCATGCCGATGCAGTTCGAAAATGCGGCAAACCCGGATGCACACCGCCATACGACAGCTGCAGAGATCATCGAAGCTATGGATGAATTGGGCAAACCTCTATCTGCCTTCGTTTCTACAGCCGGGACCGGCGGGACGATTACAGGTACGGGAGAAGAGTTGAAAAAACGCTACAAGGATATGACTATCCATGTAGCAGAGCCTGCAGGATCCCCGGTTTTATCAGGCGGCAAGCCAGGGAAGCATAAATTGGTCGGGACAAGCCCTGGTTTCATTCCTTCCATCCTGAATCAGGATGTTTATGATGAAATCTTACAAGTGACCGATGAAGATGCCTACGAAATTACGAGACGTCTCGCCCGTGAGGAAGGGCTGCTCCTTGGAACCTCCTGCGGTGCCGCCTGTTGGGCTGCCATCGAAGCAGCTAAACAAAAAAATCCCGGCGAAGTAGTCGTATGTATCGCACCAGATACCGGTGAGCGCTACCTTTCCGGAGACCTTTTCCGTTATTAA
- a CDS encoding trimeric intracellular cation channel family protein, whose protein sequence is MTWEILNILAVSAFAFSGAIVALNERYDIFGTFILGIATPFAGGIIRNIALGIPVVHVWQQGYLFYVALGTIAVVYFFPKTWVMAWDRWNFYPDAVGLSAFALQGASFAVANQFPLGGIIFSAILTGVGGGVARDVLAQRRPMVLHQEIYAVWAMLVGLAVGIGLVDVGSAWQTYALFILIILCRVFSYRLGWHLRFRDLYRI, encoded by the coding sequence ATGACTTGGGAAATCCTGAATATATTAGCTGTCAGCGCTTTTGCTTTCAGCGGGGCCATTGTCGCTCTCAACGAAAGGTACGACATATTCGGTACGTTTATTCTCGGGATTGCGACACCGTTCGCAGGTGGGATTATTCGTAATATCGCATTAGGGATCCCGGTCGTCCATGTTTGGCAGCAGGGATATCTGTTTTATGTCGCGCTTGGAACAATCGCTGTTGTCTATTTCTTTCCGAAGACATGGGTGATGGCATGGGACAGATGGAATTTCTATCCGGATGCCGTTGGTTTATCCGCTTTTGCTCTTCAAGGGGCCTCCTTTGCGGTCGCCAACCAATTTCCGCTTGGAGGCATCATTTTTTCGGCAATCCTGACAGGAGTCGGGGGCGGCGTTGCCAGAGATGTGCTTGCACAGCGCCGTCCGATGGTTCTTCATCAGGAAATATACGCAGTATGGGCAATGCTTGTGGGGCTGGCAGTCGGCATCGGGCTTGTAGATGTAGGGAGTGCGTGGCAGACTTATGCATTATTTATTCTGATTATCTTGTGCAGGGTGTTCTCTTATCGATTAGGATGGCATCTAAGGTTTCGGGATTTGTATAGAATTTGA
- a CDS encoding helix-turn-helix domain-containing protein has protein sequence MRRWLIKLRKEQRLTQQQIAAGAHIDRAYYAQIENGTRNPSMAVASQIASFLHINPSLFYTEHLSEPFETALVHSPITVAHCDLDLRYTWMYNPHPDFKMNSVIGKRDDELDDNVGTTELMQLKSKVIEEGQSIRKTIPFPLSEGLIRYDVFCQPIFDSHGRIIGAATASTALPS, from the coding sequence ATGAGAAGATGGCTTATCAAACTTAGAAAAGAACAACGACTGACACAACAACAAATCGCAGCAGGCGCACATATCGACCGGGCCTATTATGCTCAAATCGAAAATGGAACGCGCAATCCCAGCATGGCGGTCGCTTCTCAAATTGCTTCGTTTCTTCACATAAATCCTTCACTCTTTTATACCGAACACCTGAGCGAACCATTTGAAACAGCATTGGTCCATTCTCCAATTACCGTCGCACACTGCGACTTGGATCTACGCTATACCTGGATGTATAACCCGCACCCTGATTTCAAAATGAACTCCGTGATCGGGAAAAGGGATGATGAATTGGATGATAACGTCGGTACTACTGAATTAATGCAATTAAAAAGCAAGGTCATAGAGGAAGGACAGAGCATCAGAAAAACAATTCCTTTCCCGTTATCCGAGGGATTGATTCGTTACGACGTATTCTGCCAACCTATCTTTGATTCACATGGACGAATTATAGGAGCAGCTACGGCATCGACCGCACTTCCGTCATAG
- the sda gene encoding sporulation histidine kinase inhibitor Sda — MIVERLSYKVLQDSLKRAVDLNLEEEFILLLKKELHKREERKNVPLRMK; from the coding sequence ATGATTGTCGAAAGGCTCTCCTACAAGGTGTTGCAGGACTCTCTAAAAAGAGCAGTGGATTTGAACCTGGAAGAAGAATTCATCCTCTTGCTGAAGAAAGAACTGCACAAGCGAGAAGAGCGGAAAAACGTTCCGCTCCGAATGAAGTGA
- a CDS encoding YqjF family protein has product MSSKKWIMHQEWEDLIFLHWPVPAEILARYIPSVFELDEFDGSAWIAVVPFRMNHIRFKNLPSLPFGNQLLELNVRTYVTYKGEPGVYFLTLDADHPLGVFLARTGFSLPYVHASMRMDTTPERIHFSSRRIHKGYPNAHFHMEASHFSPAVHPAPGSLLYWLTERYALWTVRGQKVYKGPIQHKHWRLQKVKVDLPVNQLLDFLPSFVTEQDPTAYYSKTLQTRIFPFERVK; this is encoded by the coding sequence ATGTCTTCAAAAAAATGGATTATGCATCAGGAATGGGAAGATCTTATCTTCCTCCATTGGCCCGTACCCGCTGAGATTTTGGCCAGGTATATACCAAGTGTGTTTGAGTTGGACGAATTTGACGGTTCGGCTTGGATAGCCGTCGTCCCGTTTCGTATGAACCACATCCGGTTCAAGAACCTTCCTTCTCTTCCTTTCGGCAATCAATTATTGGAATTGAATGTCCGTACCTATGTCACTTATAAAGGAGAACCAGGAGTTTATTTCCTCACTTTGGATGCCGATCACCCCCTCGGCGTTTTTTTAGCCCGAACAGGATTTTCTCTTCCTTACGTGCATGCATCCATGCGGATGGACACGACACCGGAGAGGATTCATTTCTCCAGCAGAAGAATTCATAAAGGCTATCCGAACGCTCATTTCCATATGGAGGCATCTCATTTTTCCCCTGCCGTTCATCCTGCACCAGGATCCCTTCTTTACTGGCTTACCGAACGATATGCCCTCTGGACAGTCCGAGGCCAAAAGGTGTACAAGGGACCAATCCAGCATAAGCACTGGCGGTTGCAGAAAGTCAAAGTCGACCTTCCTGTCAATCAATTGCTCGATTTCCTCCCCTCCTTCGTAACAGAACAAGATCCAACCGCCTATTATTCTAAAACTTTACAAACGAGGATTTTTCCATTTGAACGAGTAAAGTAG
- a CDS encoding ring-cleaving dioxygenase, translating into MELKGIHHVSAITANAEKNFDFYTRILGMRLVKKTVNQDDPSMYHLFYADEKGRPGTDLTFFEIHRAGHTYPGSQSISTTTLRVPNDEALNYWLERFQQYQVAHDPMEERFGRLTLSFRDPEDQRLMLVSDQHNKGVAAGIPWKGSEVPADFGITGLGPVRLTVSDKSKTEHVLTEILRFRKTGEYDNWTVFSTGEGGTGAEVHVEETDADRRERPGRGSVHHVAFRVENKEELTKWKEIIDAAGYPNSGLVDRYYFQSLYFREANHILFELATDGPGFATDEPEDRLGEALALPPFLEQKREEIERNLKPIHTTAQQD; encoded by the coding sequence ATGGAACTTAAAGGCATCCATCACGTATCAGCCATCACAGCAAATGCAGAGAAAAACTTTGACTTTTATACCCGCATATTAGGAATGCGTTTAGTTAAAAAAACCGTCAACCAAGACGACCCTTCCATGTATCACTTGTTTTATGCCGATGAAAAAGGACGTCCCGGAACCGATTTAACTTTTTTTGAAATTCATCGCGCCGGACACACCTATCCGGGCTCTCAGAGCATATCGACGACCACGCTGCGCGTCCCAAACGACGAAGCACTGAATTATTGGCTCGAGAGATTCCAACAGTATCAAGTAGCCCATGATCCAATGGAGGAGCGCTTCGGACGCCTCACTCTGTCTTTCCGTGATCCGGAAGACCAACGGTTAATGCTTGTATCCGATCAACATAACAAGGGTGTAGCAGCCGGAATCCCATGGAAAGGATCCGAGGTACCTGCTGATTTTGGTATTACTGGGCTGGGACCTGTAAGACTTACTGTCTCTGATAAGAGTAAAACGGAGCATGTCCTTACAGAAATTCTGCGATTCCGAAAAACAGGTGAGTACGACAATTGGACTGTCTTCAGCACAGGCGAAGGTGGCACAGGTGCAGAGGTCCACGTGGAAGAGACGGATGCAGACAGACGGGAACGACCTGGAAGAGGAAGCGTCCACCACGTCGCCTTCCGGGTGGAGAACAAGGAAGAACTCACCAAATGGAAAGAAATCATTGATGCTGCCGGGTACCCGAATTCCGGGCTTGTCGATCGCTACTACTTCCAATCCCTTTATTTCAGGGAAGCGAACCACATTTTATTTGAACTGGCGACAGATGGTCCTGGTTTCGCCACGGATGAACCGGAAGATCGTCTGGGGGAAGCGTTGGCACTTCCGCCGTTTCTTGAACAAAAACGGGAAGAAATCGAAAGAAACCTTAAACCGATTCACACAACAGCTCAACAAGACTAA
- a CDS encoding aconitate hydratase codes for MGYNVTQKLINSHLIQGEMTPGSEIGLKIDQTLTQDATGTMVMLELEAMGVERAQTEASAQYVDHNLIQEDNKNPDDHLFLESASKRFGLHFSRPGNGVSHPVHMQRLAAPGKTLLGSDSHTCANGCMGMLAMGAGGIDVAMAIAGEPFYVKMPKVWGVKVTGELPDWVSAKDVILEMLRRHGVKGGVHHVFEYYGPGLKNLTAMDRHVIANMGAELGATGTVFPADEVTRRFMARHGREKEWFELLPDEGAGYDVHDELHLSDLAPLIAKPSSPGNVVPVEEVEGEAIYQSYVGSSANPGYRDFAVASEIVAGKQVADGVSFDINPTSRQMLVDLSQNGHIANFLQAGARLHQAGCNGCIGMGQAPATGRNSLRTTPRNFPGRSGTKEDSVYLCSPETAAVSALEGKITDPRKSGLAYPSVVDLEKPTVDTRLLDDPLPLSEAKKVDLVKGPNVASIPEMGELPDEMELPVLMKMGDDISTDEILAGGARVLPYRSNLPEISKFAFEIVDDTYYERAMDVKESGGHAVVAGANYGQGSSREHAALAPKYLGLQVAIVEDFARIHWQNLANFGVLPLTFTNADDLEKLEEGDVLQFKDLRNKLSKSSTFHVEVKGKDLQIEVEHALSERQIEIMKAGGLINWVKERLDKD; via the coding sequence GTGGGTTATAACGTCACACAAAAGCTGATTAACAGCCATCTTATTCAAGGAGAAATGACACCAGGTTCGGAAATAGGATTAAAAATTGATCAAACCCTTACCCAGGATGCAACAGGGACAATGGTGATGCTTGAGCTTGAAGCGATGGGGGTGGAGCGGGCACAGACGGAAGCGTCCGCTCAATATGTCGACCATAACTTAATACAGGAAGACAATAAGAACCCGGATGACCACCTGTTCCTGGAAAGTGCATCCAAGCGTTTCGGTTTGCATTTCAGCAGGCCGGGAAACGGAGTGAGTCATCCCGTCCATATGCAGAGGCTCGCTGCTCCCGGGAAGACGCTGCTTGGATCGGACAGTCATACGTGTGCGAATGGCTGTATGGGCATGCTTGCCATGGGGGCAGGTGGAATCGATGTTGCTATGGCTATCGCAGGAGAGCCTTTTTATGTGAAAATGCCGAAAGTGTGGGGAGTGAAGGTGACCGGTGAGCTTCCTGATTGGGTAAGCGCAAAGGATGTCATTCTTGAAATGCTGCGTAGACATGGAGTAAAAGGGGGCGTCCATCATGTTTTTGAATATTACGGCCCGGGTTTGAAAAACCTTACGGCGATGGACCGCCATGTCATTGCAAATATGGGAGCGGAACTAGGCGCTACGGGAACGGTTTTTCCAGCGGACGAAGTTACGCGTCGTTTCATGGCACGGCATGGGAGGGAAAAAGAGTGGTTTGAGCTCTTGCCTGATGAGGGAGCGGGGTACGATGTGCATGACGAATTGCATCTCTCTGACCTGGCCCCTCTCATTGCAAAGCCTTCCAGTCCGGGGAATGTGGTGCCGGTCGAAGAGGTGGAAGGGGAGGCGATCTATCAAAGCTATGTAGGTTCTTCCGCTAACCCTGGGTACCGGGATTTTGCAGTAGCATCAGAAATCGTCGCTGGTAAACAAGTTGCGGACGGTGTTTCGTTTGATATTAACCCGACATCCAGGCAGATGCTCGTCGATCTATCTCAGAATGGTCATATAGCCAATTTCCTCCAGGCAGGAGCAAGGCTTCACCAAGCGGGATGCAACGGATGTATCGGCATGGGACAAGCACCGGCGACAGGAAGAAACAGCTTGCGGACGACTCCTAGGAATTTTCCAGGGCGTTCCGGAACGAAAGAGGACAGCGTGTATCTATGCAGTCCGGAGACTGCTGCAGTAAGTGCGTTGGAAGGGAAGATTACAGACCCTAGAAAATCGGGCCTCGCTTATCCTTCTGTCGTTGACCTTGAAAAGCCGACGGTAGATACGCGGCTCCTTGACGATCCGCTTCCTCTGTCGGAGGCAAAAAAGGTTGACCTCGTGAAAGGCCCAAATGTGGCTTCCATTCCGGAAATGGGTGAGCTTCCAGATGAAATGGAGCTCCCTGTATTAATGAAAATGGGGGATGACATTTCGACAGATGAAATATTAGCAGGCGGGGCGAGAGTCCTTCCTTATCGAAGCAACCTTCCGGAAATCAGTAAGTTTGCCTTTGAAATTGTAGATGACACCTATTATGAAAGGGCGATGGATGTGAAGGAATCCGGAGGTCATGCGGTTGTTGCCGGTGCGAATTACGGGCAGGGATCGAGCAGGGAGCATGCGGCTTTAGCTCCGAAGTATCTTGGATTGCAAGTGGCTATTGTCGAAGACTTTGCCCGTATTCACTGGCAGAACCTTGCTAACTTCGGTGTACTACCACTAACCTTTACCAATGCTGATGATCTAGAGAAGCTGGAAGAGGGAGATGTTCTTCAATTTAAGGATCTGCGAAACAAACTCTCTAAATCCTCTACCTTTCATGTCGAGGTAAAGGGGAAAGACCTACAGATTGAAGTGGAGCATGCTCTTTCGGAGCGTCAAATTGAAATCATGAAGGCGGGCGGTCTGATCAATTGGGTGAAGGAGCGCCTGGATAAGGACTGA
- a CDS encoding helix-turn-helix transcriptional regulator has product MEYGKVLRFHRVKQGLTQNQLADGIISPAYLSKIENNQTVPASEVLEMLYERLGLEFHDASYSHPSKEKLKKWYEAIMFKRKEEARRLKEELLSQQDMRNNHHLYIYYKLYSIRHFLLENEVEEAYEAWSEIKQHLDTFDDEMKYYYHLSNGLLQYYRSDFEESFQQLMKAEVLSRSMNMESWEVSDLFYHLALSSSQAHHVSASIFYTEQALRIYKDHYDLGKSADCHLILGISFSRLQNHEKARENYESALKIASQTKDHQQLKLVYINMAVLDSNLDNHTLSIEHYKKSLEYTEASSSTYDIYEYMNIIHGLILEHYLIGNKEGCLYWVNEGKQRLVDFPSKEHTYHFDVFQKILTNAPDTLEFLEDEVLPYFKEMKDPEYVIRYAKFLADLFEKQRMYKRSSEYLRLAMQLLNKHSHLGGMIL; this is encoded by the coding sequence ATGGAATATGGTAAAGTGCTCCGGTTCCATCGGGTGAAACAGGGTTTGACGCAAAACCAGTTAGCAGATGGAATCATCTCGCCGGCATATCTGTCTAAGATTGAGAACAATCAGACCGTGCCTGCCTCCGAAGTGCTGGAAATGCTATATGAACGTCTGGGATTGGAATTCCATGACGCTTCCTACAGCCACCCTTCCAAAGAAAAGCTGAAAAAGTGGTATGAAGCTATCATGTTCAAGCGGAAGGAAGAAGCACGAAGGTTGAAGGAGGAGCTGCTCAGTCAGCAGGATATGCGGAACAATCATCACCTTTATATTTACTACAAGCTGTACAGCATCCGCCACTTTTTGTTAGAAAACGAAGTGGAGGAGGCTTATGAAGCATGGAGTGAAATAAAGCAGCACCTGGATACATTTGATGATGAGATGAAGTACTACTATCATTTGAGCAATGGACTGCTCCAGTATTACCGAAGTGATTTCGAGGAATCATTCCAGCAGTTGATGAAGGCGGAAGTCTTATCGCGCTCCATGAATATGGAAAGCTGGGAAGTGAGCGACCTTTTCTACCACTTGGCACTAAGTTCAAGTCAGGCGCACCATGTGTCAGCTTCTATTTTTTATACAGAACAGGCACTCCGCATTTATAAAGATCATTACGACCTAGGAAAGAGTGCTGATTGCCATCTCATTTTAGGAATAAGTTTCAGCAGGCTCCAGAATCATGAAAAAGCGAGGGAGAATTACGAGTCTGCTCTCAAGATCGCTTCTCAGACTAAGGACCACCAGCAGTTGAAACTGGTTTATATTAACATGGCTGTTTTAGACTCTAATCTAGATAATCATACGTTATCCATCGAGCATTACAAAAAGAGCCTGGAGTACACAGAAGCATCATCTTCCACCTATGATATCTATGAATACATGAATATTATTCACGGATTAATCCTCGAGCACTACCTCATAGGTAACAAGGAAGGATGCCTCTATTGGGTAAATGAAGGTAAACAAAGGCTTGTAGATTTCCCTTCAAAAGAGCACACGTATCATTTTGATGTTTTTCAAAAGATACTAACGAACGCTCCAGATACCCTTGAATTTCTTGAAGATGAAGTACTTCCATATTTCAAAGAAATGAAGGATCCGGAGTATGTCATCAGATACGCTAAATTCCTAGCCGACTTATTTGAGAAGCAAAGGATGTATAAGCGTTCTTCTGAATATTTAAGGTTAGCAATGCAATTGTTAAATAAACATTCTCATTTAGGAGGCATGATCTTATGA
- a CDS encoding DUF6933 domain-containing protein: MFVIGATKKLQNEIDKPIQDVEAYKEVPEIHQWHANLVTFNRRKCLILVNNATGLNLTLFGLRKPQFDHLDTVIKGSLKQLFQLLEIDESVGEEMLRAADEIVYTKTKNRRVIGIMNDLKSTMEHQIQGQAYEDIDAQKINEENNKMPFRPLEHTYPYKTFIKYFQNQ, translated from the coding sequence GTGTTCGTTATCGGAGCGACAAAGAAATTACAGAATGAGATAGATAAGCCGATCCAGGACGTAGAAGCATATAAAGAAGTACCTGAAATCCATCAATGGCATGCGAACCTGGTTACTTTCAACCGCAGGAAATGTTTAATCCTTGTCAACAATGCGACAGGCCTTAACCTGACCTTATTCGGATTGAGAAAGCCGCAATTCGACCACCTCGACACCGTCATTAAAGGTTCGCTCAAGCAGCTATTTCAACTGCTTGAAATTGACGAGTCTGTTGGGGAAGAAATGCTTAGGGCGGCAGATGAAATCGTATATACGAAAACAAAAAACAGGCGGGTCATAGGCATCATGAATGATCTTAAATCTACGATGGAACATCAGATCCAAGGCCAAGCCTATGAAGACATTGATGCCCAGAAAATAAATGAAGAAAATAATAAGATGCCTTTCCGTCCGCTGGAGCATACTTATCCTTATAAAACTTTCATTAAATATTTCCAAAATCAGTAG
- the treR gene encoding trehalose operon repressor gives MKNKYFVIYSELAERIQSGVLTPGDTLPSEHELTDEFQTSRETIRKALHLLAQNGYIQKVRGKGSVVLDHGKFEFPVSGLTSFKELADQMGQTFHTSVHELARISGQGELGERLNCPQQTNLWKVVRSREVGGERIILDKDFLREDIVPDLTKEAAERSLYEYLENELGLVISFAKKEIVVEPVTKEDESYLDLAGHPQVVVIRSYVYLADATVFQYTESRHRPDKFQFVDFARRTKL, from the coding sequence ATGAAAAACAAGTATTTTGTTATCTACAGTGAATTGGCGGAGAGAATTCAAAGTGGAGTGTTGACTCCAGGGGATACCCTTCCTTCCGAGCATGAGCTGACAGATGAATTCCAGACATCTAGAGAGACAATCCGAAAAGCTTTGCACCTGCTTGCTCAAAACGGCTATATTCAAAAAGTGCGGGGGAAGGGATCTGTCGTACTCGATCACGGGAAATTCGAATTTCCTGTTTCCGGATTGACGAGCTTCAAGGAGCTTGCCGATCAGATGGGGCAGACCTTCCATACGTCTGTTCACGAATTGGCGCGTATCAGTGGACAGGGGGAGTTGGGGGAGCGGTTGAACTGTCCTCAGCAAACCAACCTGTGGAAGGTTGTCCGATCGCGGGAAGTAGGAGGAGAGAGGATTATTCTCGATAAAGACTTCCTTCGTGAAGACATCGTTCCGGATTTGACGAAGGAAGCAGCCGAACGTTCCCTATACGAGTATTTGGAAAACGAATTAGGTCTTGTCATCAGTTTCGCTAAAAAGGAGATTGTTGTCGAGCCGGTTACGAAAGAAGACGAAAGCTATCTGGATCTAGCCGGACATCCGCAAGTTGTCGTGATCCGCAGTTACGTCTATCTGGCGGATGCAACGGTGTTTCAGTACACAGAGTCCAGACACCGTCCGGATAAGTTTCAATTCGTTGACTTTGCCAGACGTACCAAATTATAA